The Acinonyx jubatus isolate Ajub_Pintada_27869175 chromosome D2, VMU_Ajub_asm_v1.0, whole genome shotgun sequence genome contains a region encoding:
- the SCART1 gene encoding scavenger receptor cysteine-rich domain-containing protein SCART1 isoform X3: protein MKAALWALGLGTLLLTLRAVPVGGPRELRLAYRHSPCDGVVLVLHDGQWGHVCNQEWTLAEASVVCRQLGCGHAVGAPKYVPLPGEMVRPWLHNVSCRGDEPSLWECSLGAWTQTECPHEWVVVALCANGTFREIRLVKGRSPCSGLPEIRNVNGVDRLCGLHEEEATVFCRELGCGPALQAPRQDAGIVGKYMTCRGTEPTIRNCRLNNRLRRGCDFQHDAEVVCSGHMEARLEGGEHPCAGRLEVRRGLTWGTVCDADLDRATAHVVCRELQCGSAVSTPGGAHFGQGSGLMWTEAFRCAGNESLLFHCPRGPGRQCGHHQDAGLRCSEFQLVNGSSSCEGRVELQVQGAWAPLCAAHWDLADATVLCHQLNCGSAVATPRGGHFGVGDAPIWPDVFHCVGTEPYLWNCPVTTLGARACAPGNAATAVCSGLPHALRLRDGQSRCDGRVEVSLDGVWGRVLDDAWDLRGARVVCRQLGCGQADRAYDTPAPGRGALPVGLSRALCLGTETRLTQCNVSASPLVPAGASRDAGVVCSGSRRVRLAAGPHRCAGRVEVLHGGDWGTVCDDGWDLRDAQVVCRQLGCGRALRALGAAPFGAGAGRIWMAELGCRGHESALWRCPSGGRGPRDCGHKEDAGVVCSGSVALRLRGGTHQCAGWLDVFYNGTWGAVCSNALKDISLSIICKQLGCGEQGWLENRPVHTGVGTSWLDNIECRKLRNSTLWQCPSAPWHPRSCAHGEEAWVTCAGLSEKMTQDSGETNCSSAHSCPGEGMLRVRGGKDSCSGRVELWHAGSWGTVCDDSWDLADAEVVCRQLGCGPAVGALAGAAFGPGSGPVWLDEVGCRGSEASLWNCPAEPWGLGDCGHKEDAGVHCSRDRGTTARPPALGWASGAPLTPPTALKAGNLPMTFCLVLGTLLVIVSLVLGLQWFRGRRVCQGRFQNVGESALGGCL, encoded by the exons ATGAAGGCAGCTCTCTGGGCCTTGGGACTGGGGACCCTTCTCCTCACTCTCAGGGCAGTCCCTGTTG GTGGACCAAGAGAACTGAGGCTGGCGTACAGACACAGTCCCTGTGACGGAGTGGTGCTAGTCCTACACGATGGGCAGTGGGGACACGTGTGCAACCAGGAGTGGACGTTGGCAGAGGCATCCGTGGTCTGCAGGCAGCTGGGCTGTGGACATGCTGTGGGAGCCCCCAAGTACGTCCCACTGCCCGGGGAGATGGTGCGGCCCTGGCTCCACAACGTGTCCTGCAGGGGTGACGAGCCCTCCCTCTGGGAGTGCAGCCTTGGGGCCTGGACACAGACCGAGTGTCCCCATGAGTGGGTGGTGGTCGCTCTGTGTGCGA ATGGCACTTTTCGGGAGATCCGGCTGGTAAAGGGCCGCAGCCCCTGCTCCGGACTCCCCGAGATCAGGAATGTGAACGGGGTGGATCGCCTCTGTGGCCTCCATGAAGAGGAGGCCACGGTGTTCTGCCGGGAGCTGGGGTGTGGGCCTGCACTTCAGGCTCCCCGCCAGGATGCGGGCATCGTTGGGAAGTATATGACGTGCCGGGGCACCGAGCCGACCATCCGGAACTGTAGACTCAACAACCGCCTGCGCAGGGGCTGTGACTTCCAGCATGATGCCGAGGTGGTCTGCTCAG GACACATGGAAGCCCGGCTGGAGGGCGGTGAGCACCCCTGTGCTGGGCGTCTGGAAGTGAGGCGCGGCCTGACCTGGGGCACTGTCTGTGATGCTGACCTGGACCGGGCGACGGCCCATGTGGTGTGCCGGGAGCTGCAGTGTGGTTCTGCTGTGTCCACTCCTGGGGGCGCCCACTTCGGccagggctctgggctcatgTGGACAGAGGCCTTCCGTTGTGCAGGCAATGAGTCTCTGCTGTTCCATTGCCCTCGGGGGCCTGGGCGCCAGTGTGGGCACCACCAGGACGCTGGGCTCAGGTGCTCag AGTTCCAGCTGGTTAACGGCAGCAGCAGCTGTGAGGGACGCGTGGAGCTCCAGGTGCAGGGGGCCTGGGCACCCCTCTGTGCTGCCCACTGGGACTTAGCGGATGCCACCGTCCTCTGCCACCAGCTCAACTGTGGCAGCGCGGTGGCCACACCCCGAGGAGGCCACTTTGGGGTCGGGGACGCTCCCATCTGGCCTGATGTGTTTCACTGTGTGGGGACAGAGCCCTACTTATGGAATTGCCCAGTAACCACCCTGGGGGCCCGGGCCTGTGCCCCGGGAAACGCAGCCACCGCCGTCTGCTCAG GTCTCCCCCACGCCCTGAGACTGAGGGACGGACAGAGCCGCTGCGACGGCCGCGTGGAGGTCTCCCTGGACGGGGTGTGGGGCCGCGTCCTGGACGACGCGTGGGACCTGCGTGGCGCCCGCGTGGTGTGCAGGCAGCTGGGGTGCGGACAGGCCGACCGGGCGTACGACACTCCGGCGCCTGGGCGCGGGGCGCTCCCCGTGGGGCTGAGCCGCGCGCTGTGTCTGGGCACTGAGACCCGCCTGACCCAGTGCAACGTGTCCGCGTCCCCGCTGGTGCCCGCGGGGGCCTCGCGGGATGCGGGCGTCGTGTGTTCGG GGAGCCGGCGGGTGCGACTGGCCGCGGGGCCCCACCGCTGCGCGGGGCGCGTGGAGGTGCTGCACGGGGGCGACTGGGGCACCGTGTGTGACGACGGCTGGGACCTGCGGGACGCCCAGGTGGTCTGCCGGCAGCTGGGCTGCGGCCGCGCCCTCCGTGCCCTGGGCGCCGCGCCCTTCGGTGCCGGGGCGGGGCGCATCTGGATGGCCGAGCTGGGCTGCAGGGGCCACGAGTCTGCGCTGTGGCGGTGCCCGTCAGGGGGCCGGGGCCCGCGGGACTGCGGGCACAAGGAGGACGCCGGCGTCGTCTGCTCAG GGTCAGTGGCCCTGAGGCTGCGAGGTGGCACCCACCAGTGTGCTGGGTGGCTAGATGTGTTCTACAATGGGACGTGGGGCGCCGTGTGCAGTAATGCCCTGAAAGACATCTCCTTGTCCATCATCTGCAAGCAGCTGGgctgtggggagcagggctggcTAGAGAACAGGCCTGTCCACACTGGCGTGGGCACCTCCTGGCTGGACAACATCGAGTGTCGCAAGCTGAGAAACTCCACACTGTGGCAATGCCCCTCGGCACCATGGCACCCACGCTCCTGTGCCCACGGAGAGGAGGCTTGGGTCACCTGTGCAG GATTGTCAGAGAAAATGACGCAGGATTCTGGGGAGACCAACTGCTCATCCGCCCACAGCTGCCCAG GGGAGGGCATGCTGCGTGTGCGTGGAGGCAAGGACAGCTGCTCGGGCCGCGTGGAGCTCTGGCACGCTGGCTCCTGGGGCACCGTGTGTGACGATTCCTGGGACCTGGCAGACGCGGAGGTGGTATGCCGCCAGCTGGGCTGTGGCCCAGCTGTGGGTGCCCTTGCCGGGGCCGCCTTTGGCCCAGGCTCAGGGCCCGTGTGGCTGGACGAGGTGGGGTGCCGGGGCAGCGAGGCATCTCTGTGGAACTGCCCCGCAGAGCCGTGGGGACTTGGAGACTGTGGGCACAAGGAGGACGCGGGCGTGCACTGCTccc GTGACAGGGGGACCACGGCTCGGCCACCAGCACTGGGATGGGCATCAG gtgcccccctcacccctccgACTGCCCTCAAGGCTGGGAACCTACCCATGACCTTTTGCCTTGTCCTGGGCACCCTCCTGGTCATCGTCTCCCTGGTCCTGGGGCTACAGTGGTTCCGTGGAAGGAGAGTCTGCCAGGGTAG GTTCCAGAATGTTGGGGAGTCTGCCCTCGGAGGGTGTTTATGA
- the SCART1 gene encoding scavenger receptor cysteine-rich domain-containing protein SCART1 isoform X2, protein MLCGPRELRLAYRHSPCDGVVLVLHDGQWGHVCNQEWTLAEASVVCRQLGCGHAVGAPKYVPLPGEMVRPWLHNVSCRGDEPSLWECSLGAWTQTECPHEWVVVALCANGTFREIRLVKGRSPCSGLPEIRNVNGVDRLCGLHEEEATVFCRELGCGPALQAPRQDAGIVGKYMTCRGTEPTIRNCRLNNRLRRGCDFQHDAEVVCSGHMEARLEGGEHPCAGRLEVRRGLTWGTVCDADLDRATAHVVCRELQCGSAVSTPGGAHFGQGSGLMWTEAFRCAGNESLLFHCPRGPGRQCGHHQDAGLRCSEFQLVNGSSSCEGRVELQVQGAWAPLCAAHWDLADATVLCHQLNCGSAVATPRGGHFGVGDAPIWPDVFHCVGTEPYLWNCPVTTLGARACAPGNAATAVCSGLPHALRLRDGQSRCDGRVEVSLDGVWGRVLDDAWDLRGARVVCRQLGCGQADRAYDTPAPGRGALPVGLSRALCLGTETRLTQCNVSASPLVPAGASRDAGVVCSGSRRVRLAAGPHRCAGRVEVLHGGDWGTVCDDGWDLRDAQVVCRQLGCGRALRALGAAPFGAGAGRIWMAELGCRGHESALWRCPSGGRGPRDCGHKEDAGVVCSGSVALRLRGGTHQCAGWLDVFYNGTWGAVCSNALKDISLSIICKQLGCGEQGWLENRPVHTGVGTSWLDNIECRKLRNSTLWQCPSAPWHPRSCAHGEEAWVTCAGLSEKMTQDSGETNCSSAHSCPGEGMLRVRGGKDSCSGRVELWHAGSWGTVCDDSWDLADAEVVCRQLGCGPAVGALAGAAFGPGSGPVWLDEVGCRGSEASLWNCPAEPWGLGDCGHKEDAGVHCSRDRGTTARPPALGWASGAPLTPPTALKAGNLPMTFCLVLGTLLVIVSLVLGLQWFRGRRVCQGSRMLGSLPSEGVYEDIGVVPTGEKDEGPRVSLNLALEEEYDDAGEPEQGPEEEDAPLNPAGGVPCSLGPQAPAETEDVACPRT, encoded by the exons ATGCTTT GTGGACCAAGAGAACTGAGGCTGGCGTACAGACACAGTCCCTGTGACGGAGTGGTGCTAGTCCTACACGATGGGCAGTGGGGACACGTGTGCAACCAGGAGTGGACGTTGGCAGAGGCATCCGTGGTCTGCAGGCAGCTGGGCTGTGGACATGCTGTGGGAGCCCCCAAGTACGTCCCACTGCCCGGGGAGATGGTGCGGCCCTGGCTCCACAACGTGTCCTGCAGGGGTGACGAGCCCTCCCTCTGGGAGTGCAGCCTTGGGGCCTGGACACAGACCGAGTGTCCCCATGAGTGGGTGGTGGTCGCTCTGTGTGCGA ATGGCACTTTTCGGGAGATCCGGCTGGTAAAGGGCCGCAGCCCCTGCTCCGGACTCCCCGAGATCAGGAATGTGAACGGGGTGGATCGCCTCTGTGGCCTCCATGAAGAGGAGGCCACGGTGTTCTGCCGGGAGCTGGGGTGTGGGCCTGCACTTCAGGCTCCCCGCCAGGATGCGGGCATCGTTGGGAAGTATATGACGTGCCGGGGCACCGAGCCGACCATCCGGAACTGTAGACTCAACAACCGCCTGCGCAGGGGCTGTGACTTCCAGCATGATGCCGAGGTGGTCTGCTCAG GACACATGGAAGCCCGGCTGGAGGGCGGTGAGCACCCCTGTGCTGGGCGTCTGGAAGTGAGGCGCGGCCTGACCTGGGGCACTGTCTGTGATGCTGACCTGGACCGGGCGACGGCCCATGTGGTGTGCCGGGAGCTGCAGTGTGGTTCTGCTGTGTCCACTCCTGGGGGCGCCCACTTCGGccagggctctgggctcatgTGGACAGAGGCCTTCCGTTGTGCAGGCAATGAGTCTCTGCTGTTCCATTGCCCTCGGGGGCCTGGGCGCCAGTGTGGGCACCACCAGGACGCTGGGCTCAGGTGCTCag AGTTCCAGCTGGTTAACGGCAGCAGCAGCTGTGAGGGACGCGTGGAGCTCCAGGTGCAGGGGGCCTGGGCACCCCTCTGTGCTGCCCACTGGGACTTAGCGGATGCCACCGTCCTCTGCCACCAGCTCAACTGTGGCAGCGCGGTGGCCACACCCCGAGGAGGCCACTTTGGGGTCGGGGACGCTCCCATCTGGCCTGATGTGTTTCACTGTGTGGGGACAGAGCCCTACTTATGGAATTGCCCAGTAACCACCCTGGGGGCCCGGGCCTGTGCCCCGGGAAACGCAGCCACCGCCGTCTGCTCAG GTCTCCCCCACGCCCTGAGACTGAGGGACGGACAGAGCCGCTGCGACGGCCGCGTGGAGGTCTCCCTGGACGGGGTGTGGGGCCGCGTCCTGGACGACGCGTGGGACCTGCGTGGCGCCCGCGTGGTGTGCAGGCAGCTGGGGTGCGGACAGGCCGACCGGGCGTACGACACTCCGGCGCCTGGGCGCGGGGCGCTCCCCGTGGGGCTGAGCCGCGCGCTGTGTCTGGGCACTGAGACCCGCCTGACCCAGTGCAACGTGTCCGCGTCCCCGCTGGTGCCCGCGGGGGCCTCGCGGGATGCGGGCGTCGTGTGTTCGG GGAGCCGGCGGGTGCGACTGGCCGCGGGGCCCCACCGCTGCGCGGGGCGCGTGGAGGTGCTGCACGGGGGCGACTGGGGCACCGTGTGTGACGACGGCTGGGACCTGCGGGACGCCCAGGTGGTCTGCCGGCAGCTGGGCTGCGGCCGCGCCCTCCGTGCCCTGGGCGCCGCGCCCTTCGGTGCCGGGGCGGGGCGCATCTGGATGGCCGAGCTGGGCTGCAGGGGCCACGAGTCTGCGCTGTGGCGGTGCCCGTCAGGGGGCCGGGGCCCGCGGGACTGCGGGCACAAGGAGGACGCCGGCGTCGTCTGCTCAG GGTCAGTGGCCCTGAGGCTGCGAGGTGGCACCCACCAGTGTGCTGGGTGGCTAGATGTGTTCTACAATGGGACGTGGGGCGCCGTGTGCAGTAATGCCCTGAAAGACATCTCCTTGTCCATCATCTGCAAGCAGCTGGgctgtggggagcagggctggcTAGAGAACAGGCCTGTCCACACTGGCGTGGGCACCTCCTGGCTGGACAACATCGAGTGTCGCAAGCTGAGAAACTCCACACTGTGGCAATGCCCCTCGGCACCATGGCACCCACGCTCCTGTGCCCACGGAGAGGAGGCTTGGGTCACCTGTGCAG GATTGTCAGAGAAAATGACGCAGGATTCTGGGGAGACCAACTGCTCATCCGCCCACAGCTGCCCAG GGGAGGGCATGCTGCGTGTGCGTGGAGGCAAGGACAGCTGCTCGGGCCGCGTGGAGCTCTGGCACGCTGGCTCCTGGGGCACCGTGTGTGACGATTCCTGGGACCTGGCAGACGCGGAGGTGGTATGCCGCCAGCTGGGCTGTGGCCCAGCTGTGGGTGCCCTTGCCGGGGCCGCCTTTGGCCCAGGCTCAGGGCCCGTGTGGCTGGACGAGGTGGGGTGCCGGGGCAGCGAGGCATCTCTGTGGAACTGCCCCGCAGAGCCGTGGGGACTTGGAGACTGTGGGCACAAGGAGGACGCGGGCGTGCACTGCTccc GTGACAGGGGGACCACGGCTCGGCCACCAGCACTGGGATGGGCATCAG gtgcccccctcacccctccgACTGCCCTCAAGGCTGGGAACCTACCCATGACCTTTTGCCTTGTCCTGGGCACCCTCCTGGTCATCGTCTCCCTGGTCCTGGGGCTACAGTGGTTCCGTGGAAGGAGAGTCTGCCAGG GTTCCAGAATGTTGGGGAGTCTGCCCTCGGAGGGTGTTTATGAGGACATCGGAGTTGTTCCCACGGGGGAGAAAGATGAGGGGCCCAGAGTGTCCCTGAACCTGGCCCTGGAGGAGGAGTATGATGACGCTGGGGAACCAGAACAGGGCCCTGAGGAGGAGGACGCGCCCCTGAACCCCGCCG GTGGGGTTCCTTGCAGCCTGGGCCCCCAAGCTCCTGCTGAGACAGAAGATGTGGCGTGCCCTAGGACCTGA
- the SCART1 gene encoding scavenger receptor cysteine-rich domain-containing protein SCART1 isoform X1 translates to MKAALWALGLGTLLLTLRAVPVGGPRELRLAYRHSPCDGVVLVLHDGQWGHVCNQEWTLAEASVVCRQLGCGHAVGAPKYVPLPGEMVRPWLHNVSCRGDEPSLWECSLGAWTQTECPHEWVVVALCANGTFREIRLVKGRSPCSGLPEIRNVNGVDRLCGLHEEEATVFCRELGCGPALQAPRQDAGIVGKYMTCRGTEPTIRNCRLNNRLRRGCDFQHDAEVVCSGHMEARLEGGEHPCAGRLEVRRGLTWGTVCDADLDRATAHVVCRELQCGSAVSTPGGAHFGQGSGLMWTEAFRCAGNESLLFHCPRGPGRQCGHHQDAGLRCSEFQLVNGSSSCEGRVELQVQGAWAPLCAAHWDLADATVLCHQLNCGSAVATPRGGHFGVGDAPIWPDVFHCVGTEPYLWNCPVTTLGARACAPGNAATAVCSGLPHALRLRDGQSRCDGRVEVSLDGVWGRVLDDAWDLRGARVVCRQLGCGQADRAYDTPAPGRGALPVGLSRALCLGTETRLTQCNVSASPLVPAGASRDAGVVCSGSRRVRLAAGPHRCAGRVEVLHGGDWGTVCDDGWDLRDAQVVCRQLGCGRALRALGAAPFGAGAGRIWMAELGCRGHESALWRCPSGGRGPRDCGHKEDAGVVCSGSVALRLRGGTHQCAGWLDVFYNGTWGAVCSNALKDISLSIICKQLGCGEQGWLENRPVHTGVGTSWLDNIECRKLRNSTLWQCPSAPWHPRSCAHGEEAWVTCAGLSEKMTQDSGETNCSSAHSCPGEGMLRVRGGKDSCSGRVELWHAGSWGTVCDDSWDLADAEVVCRQLGCGPAVGALAGAAFGPGSGPVWLDEVGCRGSEASLWNCPAEPWGLGDCGHKEDAGVHCSRDRGTTARPPALGWASGAPLTPPTALKAGNLPMTFCLVLGTLLVIVSLVLGLQWFRGRRVCQGSRMLGSLPSEGVYEDIGVVPTGEKDEGPRVSLNLALEEEYDDAGEPEQGPEEEDAPLNPAGGVPCSLGPQAPAETEDVACPRT, encoded by the exons ATGAAGGCAGCTCTCTGGGCCTTGGGACTGGGGACCCTTCTCCTCACTCTCAGGGCAGTCCCTGTTG GTGGACCAAGAGAACTGAGGCTGGCGTACAGACACAGTCCCTGTGACGGAGTGGTGCTAGTCCTACACGATGGGCAGTGGGGACACGTGTGCAACCAGGAGTGGACGTTGGCAGAGGCATCCGTGGTCTGCAGGCAGCTGGGCTGTGGACATGCTGTGGGAGCCCCCAAGTACGTCCCACTGCCCGGGGAGATGGTGCGGCCCTGGCTCCACAACGTGTCCTGCAGGGGTGACGAGCCCTCCCTCTGGGAGTGCAGCCTTGGGGCCTGGACACAGACCGAGTGTCCCCATGAGTGGGTGGTGGTCGCTCTGTGTGCGA ATGGCACTTTTCGGGAGATCCGGCTGGTAAAGGGCCGCAGCCCCTGCTCCGGACTCCCCGAGATCAGGAATGTGAACGGGGTGGATCGCCTCTGTGGCCTCCATGAAGAGGAGGCCACGGTGTTCTGCCGGGAGCTGGGGTGTGGGCCTGCACTTCAGGCTCCCCGCCAGGATGCGGGCATCGTTGGGAAGTATATGACGTGCCGGGGCACCGAGCCGACCATCCGGAACTGTAGACTCAACAACCGCCTGCGCAGGGGCTGTGACTTCCAGCATGATGCCGAGGTGGTCTGCTCAG GACACATGGAAGCCCGGCTGGAGGGCGGTGAGCACCCCTGTGCTGGGCGTCTGGAAGTGAGGCGCGGCCTGACCTGGGGCACTGTCTGTGATGCTGACCTGGACCGGGCGACGGCCCATGTGGTGTGCCGGGAGCTGCAGTGTGGTTCTGCTGTGTCCACTCCTGGGGGCGCCCACTTCGGccagggctctgggctcatgTGGACAGAGGCCTTCCGTTGTGCAGGCAATGAGTCTCTGCTGTTCCATTGCCCTCGGGGGCCTGGGCGCCAGTGTGGGCACCACCAGGACGCTGGGCTCAGGTGCTCag AGTTCCAGCTGGTTAACGGCAGCAGCAGCTGTGAGGGACGCGTGGAGCTCCAGGTGCAGGGGGCCTGGGCACCCCTCTGTGCTGCCCACTGGGACTTAGCGGATGCCACCGTCCTCTGCCACCAGCTCAACTGTGGCAGCGCGGTGGCCACACCCCGAGGAGGCCACTTTGGGGTCGGGGACGCTCCCATCTGGCCTGATGTGTTTCACTGTGTGGGGACAGAGCCCTACTTATGGAATTGCCCAGTAACCACCCTGGGGGCCCGGGCCTGTGCCCCGGGAAACGCAGCCACCGCCGTCTGCTCAG GTCTCCCCCACGCCCTGAGACTGAGGGACGGACAGAGCCGCTGCGACGGCCGCGTGGAGGTCTCCCTGGACGGGGTGTGGGGCCGCGTCCTGGACGACGCGTGGGACCTGCGTGGCGCCCGCGTGGTGTGCAGGCAGCTGGGGTGCGGACAGGCCGACCGGGCGTACGACACTCCGGCGCCTGGGCGCGGGGCGCTCCCCGTGGGGCTGAGCCGCGCGCTGTGTCTGGGCACTGAGACCCGCCTGACCCAGTGCAACGTGTCCGCGTCCCCGCTGGTGCCCGCGGGGGCCTCGCGGGATGCGGGCGTCGTGTGTTCGG GGAGCCGGCGGGTGCGACTGGCCGCGGGGCCCCACCGCTGCGCGGGGCGCGTGGAGGTGCTGCACGGGGGCGACTGGGGCACCGTGTGTGACGACGGCTGGGACCTGCGGGACGCCCAGGTGGTCTGCCGGCAGCTGGGCTGCGGCCGCGCCCTCCGTGCCCTGGGCGCCGCGCCCTTCGGTGCCGGGGCGGGGCGCATCTGGATGGCCGAGCTGGGCTGCAGGGGCCACGAGTCTGCGCTGTGGCGGTGCCCGTCAGGGGGCCGGGGCCCGCGGGACTGCGGGCACAAGGAGGACGCCGGCGTCGTCTGCTCAG GGTCAGTGGCCCTGAGGCTGCGAGGTGGCACCCACCAGTGTGCTGGGTGGCTAGATGTGTTCTACAATGGGACGTGGGGCGCCGTGTGCAGTAATGCCCTGAAAGACATCTCCTTGTCCATCATCTGCAAGCAGCTGGgctgtggggagcagggctggcTAGAGAACAGGCCTGTCCACACTGGCGTGGGCACCTCCTGGCTGGACAACATCGAGTGTCGCAAGCTGAGAAACTCCACACTGTGGCAATGCCCCTCGGCACCATGGCACCCACGCTCCTGTGCCCACGGAGAGGAGGCTTGGGTCACCTGTGCAG GATTGTCAGAGAAAATGACGCAGGATTCTGGGGAGACCAACTGCTCATCCGCCCACAGCTGCCCAG GGGAGGGCATGCTGCGTGTGCGTGGAGGCAAGGACAGCTGCTCGGGCCGCGTGGAGCTCTGGCACGCTGGCTCCTGGGGCACCGTGTGTGACGATTCCTGGGACCTGGCAGACGCGGAGGTGGTATGCCGCCAGCTGGGCTGTGGCCCAGCTGTGGGTGCCCTTGCCGGGGCCGCCTTTGGCCCAGGCTCAGGGCCCGTGTGGCTGGACGAGGTGGGGTGCCGGGGCAGCGAGGCATCTCTGTGGAACTGCCCCGCAGAGCCGTGGGGACTTGGAGACTGTGGGCACAAGGAGGACGCGGGCGTGCACTGCTccc GTGACAGGGGGACCACGGCTCGGCCACCAGCACTGGGATGGGCATCAG gtgcccccctcacccctccgACTGCCCTCAAGGCTGGGAACCTACCCATGACCTTTTGCCTTGTCCTGGGCACCCTCCTGGTCATCGTCTCCCTGGTCCTGGGGCTACAGTGGTTCCGTGGAAGGAGAGTCTGCCAGG GTTCCAGAATGTTGGGGAGTCTGCCCTCGGAGGGTGTTTATGAGGACATCGGAGTTGTTCCCACGGGGGAGAAAGATGAGGGGCCCAGAGTGTCCCTGAACCTGGCCCTGGAGGAGGAGTATGATGACGCTGGGGAACCAGAACAGGGCCCTGAGGAGGAGGACGCGCCCCTGAACCCCGCCG GTGGGGTTCCTTGCAGCCTGGGCCCCCAAGCTCCTGCTGAGACAGAAGATGTGGCGTGCCCTAGGACCTGA